TGCTTCACCCAGTACTCCTGGAAATGCATCGTGCCTCCGGGTATTTCGACCCGGGTCGTCACGGGGGTATCGGCCATCGGCAGCACGGTGGCATCCACGCCGAGGCGGTTGCACAGGATACGCGTCGCCTCGGTGAGCGTCAGCCCTTTCCTGAGCATCTCCCCGCGGACGATCATGACACCGCGGTCGCGGTCGCCGACGCGAATATACTCCTCTTCCCCGAGCCGGGCCACAAAATCATGCGTGATGAACGTATCGTCCGCAATACCCCACCATGTGTCGGTATTGAGAAGCCCGGCAAAGAGGTACATGACGGTATCGATGTCGGGAGAGAGGTGTCCGCCCGAGATCCACATGTCCTCCGCGGTGTTCACGACAACCGAGATCTCCGCATCCCCGAGGAATACCCGCATGCCGCGGAGCAGCTTCGGCGTGCCCGTTCCACCCGAAAGAAACGTGAGCATACTCACACAATCTTTTTTAACCATATATATTGATTCTTTACTGAAATCCGGATGAAAATCATCAAGGACCCCGTTCACGGCTATGTAGAGGTGAGCGAAGCCCTTCTTCCCGTTCTCGATTCCCCGCCGGTCCAGCGTCTCCGGTATATCAGGCAGCTGGGATTTTCCCATCTCGTCTACCCGGGCGCCAATCATACACGGTTCGAGCATGCCCTCGGGACGATGCACCTGGCGTCGCTGCTCTGCCATAAGCTGGACCTTGATGCGGACGACCGTGTTCTCGTCACCACCGCCGCCCTTCTCCACGACATCGGCCACGGACCGTATTCGCATGCAACCGAGGTGCTGATGCGGGAGTATACGGGCAGGACCCACACGGATATCGGGCCTGTCCTGTGCGATGAAGCCCTCTCGGTGCAGTGTGAGGCGCTGGGCACGGACCCCGGTGAGATTGCCGCCATCGTGCAGGGCAACCACCGGCTCGCGGGAATCATTCACGGTGAGCTCGACGTGGACCGGATGGACTACCTCCTTCGCGATGCACACTATACGGGGGTGCCATACGGGACGGTGGACGCACACCGGCTGATTCACAGCATCATGCTGACGGATTCGGGGATCGTCCTTGATGAATCGGGAATCAACGCCGCAGAGTCGCTGCTGATTGCGCGGACGCTGATGCGGCCTGCCGTCTACTTCCATCACGTGGGCAGGATTGCCGAACGCATGATCCTCCACGCCGCCATAGAGCACATGAGCATTACGGGCATCGACCAGACAGGCAGGCTGCTTGCCATGGACGATGCGGCATTTATCAGGGAGTTGTGCACCTCGCCGTCGCCCGTGGCGCAGGAGATCACCGGCCGGGTACTGCACCGCCGCCTCTTCAAGAGAGCGCTCTGGGCCGGCCGCGACCTTGTCAATGCCCCCGCATTGCAGGGACGGACCGGAATTGCCGGGGAGCGGACGATCGCAGCTGAGATCGCGGAGAAAGCCGGTGTCGATGCGGGCTCCGTGCTCGTGGACATCCCGCCGTTTCCCACAACAATGTCGGTGGAGGTGCAGGTGACCAACCGGCACGATCTGGTGGATCTCGAACAGATATCGCCGCTCGTTAAAACGCTCAACGACACGCGGCGCAGCCAGTGGCGGATGGGCGTGTACGCTCCCCCGGACATCCGGGATAGGGTCGCCGTGGCGGCCGCCGATGTCCTTCACCTCAAAAAACCCACGAAACAGGACAAACTCAGCATATAAGGACAGGATTTGTGCTTATGACAAAACGATACGTAGTCGGAATCACCGGGGCAAGCGGTATTATCTACGCACGTCGCCTTCTGGAAGTGCTGTGCGAGAAGGCGGAGGTCTATATCATCATTACGGAGATGGGCCGGCGCATCGCCGAGTACGAGGGCATCGATCTCGCCGGATTCGATGCCGTCTATGAGGAAAACACCGATATGTTTGCCGAGATCGCGAGCGGATCGTTTCGGTACGACGGCATGATCATCCTCCCGTGCAGCATGAAGACGCTCGCCTCGATTACCGCGGGCGTGGCCGGCAACCTCCTGACACGCGCCGCGGATGTCTGCCTGAAGGAGAAAAGGACCTGCATCCTGATGCCGCGGGAGATGCCGCTCTCCCGCATCCACCTGCGAAACATGCTTGCCGCGGACGAAGCGGGAGCCACCGTGATGGTGACGAGCCCCGGTTTTTATACCCGCCCGGAGACAATCGACGATCTGGTCGACATGGTCGTGGCACGCGCCCTGGACCATCTCGGTGTCGAGCACCACCTGAGTACGCGCTGGAGCGGATATCCATGAGAGCTTTTATCGAACAGATGCGGGAGCGGGGGCTGGTCGAGGATATCGAAGAACCCGTCTCCTCCGTCTACGAAGCACCGAAACGGGCGGCCGCAACGGACCGCCTGCTCTTCTTCCATGATATCGACGGGCACCGGGCGGTGATGAACGCCATCGCAACCCGGAAAGCGCTCGCCGTCGCGCTCGGGATGGAAGAGCGGGACATGGTGCGGCAGCTTGCGGGCGCCCGCCCGGACGGGGTGATCGAGGAGCGGGGAAGGCTGTCCCTGCAGGAGCCCGACCTCCGCTCACTGCCCGTCATGAAGCATTACCCCCTCGATGCGGGCCGGTACCTGACGGCGGGAATTGTCTTCTCCGCATACGGCGGGATAGAAAACGCCTCCATCCACCGGATGCTCGTCCTCGACGAGCGCCGCCTTGCCGCACGGATCGTGGAGGGACGGCATACCGACACGCTGCTCGCGGCAGCGCGGGAGGAGGGGGAGCGCCTGCCTGTCGCGATCGCCGTCGGCACGCATCCGGCGGTCACGTTCGCCTCCTGCACACGGGTTCCGGAGGGAAAGGAGCTTGCCTATGCGGCCGGACTCTCGGGAGGCACGCTGCCGGTTTCCACATGCGGCAACGGGATCCAGGTTCCGCCTGCGGAGATCGTGTTCGAGGGCTATATCGGGACGGAAAAAACCGCCGAAGGGCCCTTCGTGGACATCACGGGAACATACGATCCGGTGCGCCAGCAGCCCGTCATAGAGCTGACCGGCATGCACACGGCGAAGGATCCGATATACCACGGCATTCTTCCCGGAGGTGCCGAGCATAAGGTGCTGATGGGCGTCCCGTACGAGCCGTCCATCTACCGCGCCGTCGCGGGTGTAACACGGGTCGGAAATGTCGTCCTCACCACCGGCGGCTGCGGCTACCTTCACGCCGTCATCCAGATACGGAAAAGCACACAGGGAGACGCCAAAAATGCGATCATGGCGGCATTCGCGACGCATACCTCGCTCAAGCACGTCGTGGTGGTGGATATGGACATCGATATCTTCGATGGAGAGGACGTGGAGTACGCGATCGCCACCAGGGTGCGGGGCGACCGCGACCTCATGGTTATCTCCGGAGTCCGGGGTTCGTCACTCGATCCCTGCCGGAGTGCCGACGGCACGAACGTAAAGGTAGGGATCGACGCCACAATGGTGATGGGGGAAGAGGACAAATTCATTCGTGCGGAGTGGTCGTAAACGTGTTTCTTGACAACGATGATGAAAAGATACTCGCGGGTGAGTACGGCGAAACCCGGCAAAAAATGATGGAGATCCTGGTCGGTCTCGGCAAGGTCTTCGGTGCCGGGGAGCTCGTGCCGATTGCAAGCGCCCAGATTGCAGGCGCCTCGTACAAGACGATCGGTAAGTGGGGGCTGGAATGGCTCAAAAGCCTCGACGCCCGGGTTGCGGTCCCCTCGGTACTGAACCCGATCGGCATGCCCCGCGAGCGGTGGGAGGAGATGGGGATTTCCCGGGAGTTCGCGGAGCGGCAGATGGCGGTCATCGATGCCTACCACCGCCTCGGCGTGCGCCTCGAGTGCACGTGCACTCCCTACTACCTGAGCATCACGAACTACGGGGATCATCTTGCGTGGTCGGAGTCGTCAGCGGTCGCCTATGCAAACTCTGTCATCGGGGCGCGCACGAATCGCGAGGGGGGGCCGAGCGCCCTTGCGGCGGCAATCATCGGGAAGACCCCGAAGTACGGGCTGCACATCTTCGACAACCGCCTGCCGCAGGTGGCGGTCAGGGTGGAGATGCCGGAAGGAAACGCCCACGCGGGGCACTTCGGCGCAATCGGGTACCTCGCCGGAAAGGAGGTCGGAAACAGGATACCGATCTTCCTCGGGATGCGGCCGAACCGCGACAGCATGAAGGCGATGGGGGCTGCCATGGCGGCCACCGGCGCCGTCGCCCTCTTCCATGTGGACGGCATCACGCCCGAGGTACGGGTGATGCGCCAGCGGTCCCGCATGGATGTGGAGGCGCTTGAAACCATCACGATCGAAGCGGACGCCATCGAGAAGCTCTTTACCGACGTGCCCGTGGACGCGGTTGCAATCGGCTGCCCCCACTGCTCCGCTCAGCAGCTCGAGACGATCGCCTCCCTCCTTCAGGGGAAGAAGACGACAAAGCCGCTCTATATCTTCGCCGCCCGAGGAGTCGTGCAGGCGAACCGGCATGCGGTGGCGGCGATCGAGCAGAGCGGGGCGAAGGTCTTCGAGGACACCTGCATGGTGGTATCGCCGGGCATGGACCGGTTCCGGGGCATCATGGTGGATTCCGGCAAGGCTGCAAGCTACATCCCGAATATGTGCGGCTCGGTGGCCCGGATAGGCACGCTTGAGGAGTGTATTCGGGAAGCGACGGCCTGAGGAATCTAATTCTCTTTTATCTGCAGCATGCGCCGGCAGTAGCTGTCCACGGCGCCGAAGACGGCAAGGCGGACGGCCCTCTTCTGATCGGGATCCTCGCAGTGGAACGCGATAAAGTCCAGAAGGCGTGCGAAATAATCGAATCCGGGGTACGATTCGAGGAAGTGTTCGAGGCAGAGCGCCGCAGGACCCTGCCGGCCTTTGAAATATTCGAACGCAAAATCGACAATCTGCAGGACGTGCGACGGCATCGAGACCTCTTCCGCAGCAGTGCGGAATTCCGTGAAGAGCGCTGTTCCCTGCATGAAAAATGAGGTCCTGAGCCCGTAATATACCGGCTCGATCTCCCGCGGATAGCGCTGCCTCATGTCCCGGATCAGCTCTATCGCGGCATCCAGTTCCCCCTGGTTAAAGTTCCTGAAATACGCCTCGCGGAAAAAGACGATATCGCCCGGAAACCTCCCGAGAGCGATCTGGAGCAGTTTTGCGAGGGTGACACCGTTCGCATCCTCCTTGGCGATTTTTATACCGAGATGCAGGTACCACTGCTCGTCGGGAAACCATTCGACCGCCGAAAACAGCATCAACCAGAAGGGTTTCTCCATCCATTTCGCCGTTGCAAGGATCCCCTTTACAATCAGGTTGTGCCGCGGCTTCCAGGTGCTGAGATCCTCCATCGCCTGCCGCGAGAGCTTCGCATAGTTCCATCTGCTGCCGGGGTTGTACCCGGGCTCCTGCGAGCCGTCCTTGTAGAGGGCATAGTAGCAGTAGGCAAACCACGTCCCGACCTTGGCGTCGTGCTTCTTGTAGGGTTTGAGGTAATACGACGCCTCGAGATATTTCCCGGCCCTGATGAGGTGGATGGCGGCAGCCACGTGGATGCCGCTTTTCTTCTCCTTGTTCCGCTTGATGGCGGGAGCCAGCTCAGTGACCCGGGCGACGAATTTCTGATCGCCGATGCGGCGGCTGCCCCCGAAGAGGTGAAACACGACGGCGTCGATGAATTCGTCGTGGGCTGCATCGGGGATTTTGACCGTGGCTTTTTCAAGAATCGAGGCCACCTGGCCGAAAAAGACAGGGAGATTCTGTTCGATCGCCTCGATATTCCGGTCGATATAGACAAATAATTCAGCCCGCATATGTTCGAGCTTTTCCTCAATCACGGCATCCGGGACAAAACCCCGCTCCATGTTTATTATTACGGTAAAAATACGATATAAAACACGCGATCCGCCCGATTCCGAATTCGAGTGATATCTACACATTTTACAGGAAATACACATGATTTTCACGACATCCGGGGGGAGAGAGACCCGTCGCCGCCCGCGACACTGAGGAAGTGCATCCCCGGCTCCTCTTCCTCTCCCGCACCACATTTATCTCCCTCCTCTCCCAATGCATTCCCGTACCAGGGCCGGCATTCGACCGGAACCCGGGAGTTTTCATGAAAAAAATTGCCGTACTGCTCACCCATCTCTTTGAGGATTCCGAATTTCTGTACCCGACCGACGCTTTTCGAAGAATCGGCCATTTAATCGTCCCGATCGGCGTGAAACGCGATGAAATGGTATGGGGCAAAACCGATCATACGCCCGTGAAGATCGAGCGGGCGGTTGCCGAGGTCTCGGTTGCCGATTTCGATGCCCTGCTGATACCGGGCGGATACTCGCCCGACAAGCTGCGTGTCCACGAAGAGATCGTCGGTTTCGTGCGTGCTTTCGTCGAAAGCGGCAAACCCGTCTTCATGATCTGCCACGGGCCGCAGCTGCTGATTACCGCGGGGGTGCTCGGCGGCCGCCGGGTAACCGGCTACGCCTCGATCGTTCAGGACATCAAAAACGCCGGTGCCACCTTCGTCGATGCGGAGGTCGTGGAGGACGGAAACCTGATTTCGAGCAGAGACCCCCGGGATCTTGCAGCGTTTACGAAGGCTGCGCTCGCCCGCCTGGGCTGACGGCATGGTGCACGACCTCGTCGCCGCCACGCACATCCATCCGGCGCTCTCCGGGGTGGTGCAGAAGACCGCCGGGGCGGTGACGGGCGCCGGAAAGGGCAGGGCGGGATTCTCACATACCTATAAATAACGCCCGGCGGCAACCCTTCCTTCATCAGATGGAATATTTCACGTTCAGCCACATGGAGTTCCGGAAATCGCGCCCGCTGATTCTCGGCGCAATCATCCTCATCTACACCGTCATCGAAGTCGTTGTGCATTTCTTTCTCGGAATTTCAACAGGGTACACCCACTTTTACTACATCTTTCTGGTGCCGGTTGCCATCCTCTTTTACCGGAAGGCAGTCTTTTTCGGCCTGTACCTTACGGGGCTGCATATCGGCATCGAATACCTGCTCACCGGCGGCATGGTCGGAACCGACGCCCTGGTGCGAGGGGCCATGTTTCCGATCGTCGGCCTGATTTCCGGCCTGATTTTCGAGAGGATCGAATACGAACGGGGCGATCTGATCGAGTACCTGCTGGAAAGGAGCCTCCGGCGGGAGGCGCCGATCGGAGAGAACGTCGACGCCGCCGCCGAAAGAACGGAGGCAGGGAGCCGGGTGCATGCTTACCGCCGCGAGGCGAATGTCCGGGGACTGATCGCAGGACTTTCGAGCCGCGACATGGAAACCCGGTACCGTTCGGCGATTGCCCTCGGGGACCTTCGCACCGGGGAGGCGGTTCAGGCCCTCTCGCAGGCGCTCCATGACGAGAACAGCGGTGTGCGCTGGGAGGCGGCCGAGGCGCTCGGGAAGATTGGAAAGCCGGCCATTTCCGCACTTATCGGGGCGCTGGACGATCCCGACGCAGACCTGCGGTGGCGGGCGGCGCTCGCACTCGGGGAGATCGGTGACGAGGAGGTCATCGCACCGCTCGTGCTGGCGCTCGGCGACCCGGACGAATATGTCCGCAGCCGGGCGGTCGTATCTCTCGCGGCAATCGGCCGCCCCGCAATCGGGCCGCTTCTGCTCATTATCAGGTCGGGTGGCGAAACCGCACGAGAAGGGGCCGCCAGTGCGCTTCTCAGGATTACCGAGGAGACCGGCATCGATCCCGCCGCAGAGACGGAGGAGTTTGATGACGAGATCCGGCAGGAGCTCAGGGAGGCAATCGAAACTGCCAAAACATCACGGGGCCATTAATTTACCAGGAGGCAGGATACGTGGAGGAGGACGACAGGATAGAAAAAGCGGTCGAACGGATCCGGATGGGAACTCTCGACGAGAAGCATGAGGCAGTGCGGGATCTGGGCAGGATCGGCGAACCGGCGGTCGATCCGATCATCGAGACAATCGTCGAAGAGACGGACAACGACCTGCGCTGGTATCTCAGCCAGGCACTCGTAAAAATCGGTGTTCCCGCGATAGAACCGCTGGTCCTCTCCCTCCAGGTCCTGCAGGATGATGACGCACGGCGGTATCTTGCCGCAGTCCTCGGCACGATCGGCACCCCCGCTATACCGGCGCTCCTTGACCTGCTTGCTCACGATCACGAGGACGTTCGGGGTTTTGCCGCACTGGCCCTCTGCCGGATCGGCCAGCCGGCGGTCGAGCCCCTGCTCGCGATGATGGATGAGACCGAGGGTGTCGCCCATACCTGCGCCGCGCTTACGCTCTGGAAGATGGGGGAGCTGGGCCCCGAAGCACTTCAGGACTATTTCACGCGGACAAAAGAGATATAACGTTTTTTAGCGGAGCCCGAGCAGCTCCGCGGAAGGGAAGTCCCGCACCCATTCCCGCAGGGACAGCCCGTTTACATACCGCATCAGTTCCTCGCGGTCTCGTTCATAGTAGAGATGGGCGGAGACCGAGGTATGGGAGTACCATCCCGGCAGAAGCCCGAGGCTGTCCGCGATATGTTTCTGCAGGTGGGCGAGCGCGTACATGTTCGCGCCGAGCGCCGAGAGCATGTCGTTTGAGCGGAACTCCATGTGCATGTTGAGCTTTCCGTCGCGGGCAAGGCACTGGATCCGCTGGAGGCAGGGCGGGTGAGCGGACGTGCCGTCTTTTACCGGGAACCAGGTGATGCCGAGCGCCCGCCGTGTCGTCGGCTCGTCCCTGATTTTGCGGATGATGTAGTCGATCTGGTCGATCCCGTTCCCGTCGCCGTCGCCGGAGAACCCCTCTCCCAACTCGCGGGGATAGTCAAAGAGCCGGTCGTGGTAGGTGTACACGAAATCGCTCTCCGAGCCGGAGAGCAGATCGCTCGCGTACTGCTGCATCGCCTGCTTCCCGAACATGTTGTGGGGGCTGACCATATACTCGGCGAACGGATTCCCGATGTGAATATTCAGCGGTTCCGGAAGTTCCAGCGTCTTCTCCCCGTCCTCCGTCATCAGGAACACGCCATATTTAAGAATAGCCCTGATCACTTCCTCGTGTGCCTTGCCGATGCAGTGGCTGCGAACGTTATACATAATACTTTTCCATCTCCGGGGTGCGCATGTGCATATGTACTGGCCCTCTCACCATGCAAGGATGTTGCGATATGAAACGGCGGAAGCCGGTGCCGGGGCGGCACGTTCACTCCCCGACACCAAGGCATAAATCGAATCCTGCCCATTGATAAACCATGCAGGGGCCGGCAGCATCTCCCGACGTGGACGCATATTTCAGGACGCTTGCGGAGGGGCTGGCCGGGGCGCTTGCCGTCGCAGGGCAGGCGCGGAAGCACGGGACCGACCCCCGGCTGGAAGTGGAGATCCCGGTCGCAAACGACCTTGCCGACCGGGTGGAGGCCCTCCTCGGGTATACGGGTGTCGCCGTCCGGCTGCGCGAACTGGAATCCGTGATGTCGCGTGAGGAGGCGGCATTGAAGATCGGCGACGACTTTGTCGACAGAAGGTTCGGCGAGACGACACGCGAGGAGATCCTCGATCACGCGATCCGTACCGCGATGGCGCTTCTCACCGAGGGCGTCGTGGCGGCCCCCACCGAGGGGATCGCGAAGGTCGGGATCGGCAGGAACGACGACGGATCCGAGTACCTGAAGATCTATTATGCGGGCCCCATCCGGAGTGCGGGAGGAACGGCGCAGGCGCTCTCCGTGCTTGTCGGGGATTATGTCAGGCGGTCGCTCGGGATTAACCGGTATATCCCGCGGCCCGAAGAGGTCGAGCGGTACATCGAGGAGATCCGCCAGTACAACAACATCATGAGCCTCCAGTATGTCCCGAGCGAGCGGGAGCTGCGCCTGATCATCGAGAACTGCCCGGTCTGCATCGACGGCGAACCCACGGAGTCGCAGGAGGTTTCCGGGTACCGGAATCTCGAGCGCGTGGAGACAAACGTCGTCCGGGGCGGCATGGCGCTCGTGATCGCGGAGGGGCTCGCCCTCAAGGCCCCGAAGGTCCAGAAGAACGTCAGGAAGATGAAGATCGAGGGCTGGGCATGGCTCGATGAACTCCTTGCCGGAGCATCCGCGAAGGGCGGCGACGATGACGACGGCCCGGGCGCCGCCATCAAACCGAAGGACAAATACATCCGCGACCTGATCGGCGGCAGGCCCGTCTTCGCATACCCGATGCGGAAGGGGGGGTTCCGGCTGCGGTACGGACGGTCGAGGAACACCGGCTTTGCGGCGGCGGGGTTCAATCCCGCGACCCTTCATATCCTCGGCGATTTCCTTGCGGTCGGTACGCAGATGAAGGTGGAGCGTCCGGGTAAGGCCGCGGGCGTCGTTCCCGTCGATACCATCGAGGGGCCGACGGTGCTCCTGAAAAACGGCGATCTGCTCCGCATCGACGACGCGAAAGAGGCGGTGCGATTGTCGAAGCAGATCGACGAGATCCTCGACGTGGGCGAGATGCTGGTGAGTTTCGGGGAGTTTCTCGAGAACAACCACCCGCTCGTGCCCGCCTCCTATTGTGAGGAGTGGTGGCTTTTGGAGGGGGGAATTAAGCCTCCCGCCGATGAACTGGAGGCAATCGCGATGGCGCTCGGGGGCGGTTACCTGCACCCCCGGTGGACGTACATGTGGGACGACCTCACGCCCGGGCAGATCCTCGAACTTTCCGATCGCGTCGCTGAGCACGGCAGCGTCGCGGGCGGCGTGCTCTCGCTTCCCCTCTCTTCCGGCGCAAAGCCCCTTCTCGAGGAGCTGCTCGTCCCCCATCAGGTGCGCGAAGGTATCGTCCGTATCGGCGAGCCCTACGTGCTCCTCGCCTGCCTCGGCCTTTCGAGCCAGTGCGTGAAGCGGGCGGTCTGGAACGATGCGCCGGACGGTTCCCCGCTTGCGCTCGTCATGCACTGTGCCGGGTTTTCGATGCGTTCGAAGGCGGGAACGCGGATCGGCGGGCGGATGGGCCGTCCCGGCAAGTCCAAGCCGCGGGAGATGCGGCCGCCGCCCCACACCCTCTTCCCCGTCGGCGACGCGGGCGGGTCGCGCCGCTCGCTGCAGGAGGCGGGATCCTCGAAGGCGTACTCGAACCAGGACGGCGGCATCATCGCGGTCGATGTGGGGAGGCGGCGGTGCCCGGCCTGCGGGGCGGTGGCGTTCAAGAACCTCTGCGAATGCGGCAGCCACACGGAACCCGTCTATCTCTGCCCCCGCTGCCACCGGGAGACGACGGAGGAGCGCTGCCCCGCCTGCGACGTGCCCGCCGAATGCATGCAGACGATCAATCTCAATGTCAGGGCGGAGTATGCGGAGGCCCTCGCGGCGCTCGGCATGCGCGAGTCCGACCTGAAGCTCGTGAAAGGCGTCAAGGGAATGATTTCACGGGAGCGTACCGTCGAAGCGCTTGAAAAGGGCCTGCTCCGTGCAAAGCACGAGATCTTCGTCTTCAAGGACGGGACGATCCGGTACGACATGATCGACCTGCCGCTCACCCATATCCGGCCGCACGAGATCGGGGTGTCCGTCGACCGTTTGCGGGAGCTCGGGTATTCCCGTGACATCCACGGCGAGCCGCTTGTGCATGACGATCAGGTGCTGGAGCTCCGCCACCAGGACATCCTCGTCTCCGAAGACTGCGGGAACTTCCTGGTACGGGTGGCGACATTCGTGGACGAGATGCTCGAAAAGATCTACGGTCTCCCCCCCTACTACGGCGTTTCCACCAAGGAAGAGCTGGTCGGCCACCTCCTCATGGGGCTCGCGCCGCACACCAGCGCAGGCGTGCTCGCCCGCCTCATTGGGTTTTCCCGCGCAAACGTGGGGTACGCCCACCCGTTCTTCCACGCGGCGAAGAGGCGGAACTGTTTTGCGGGCGAGACGGAGATCCGCGTCTACGACGGCCATGCGTGGCACGACACGCCGATCCGGGAGTTCGTGCTCGAGAACTTCGATGTCTCCCGGCCCGGTATCGACCGGGCGGGCACCTACTATTCAGACCCCCTGCAGCCCTATTATGTACCCTCACTCGACGCCCACGGCACGGTCCGCCTCCGCCGGGTGACCTCCGTCTCGGTTCACAAGGCGCCCGCTACCCTGATCCGGTTCGGGACGCGGCGGGGCCGGAGCGTCACGGTGACGCCCGAACACACGATGCTGGTGTCGGACCTCGGGTACATCCGCCGCCTGAAAGCGATGGAGCTCGCCGAAGGCGACTGCATACCGCTCTTCGAAGGGGGCGCCATGATCACCGACCGCGTGGCGGAGCGGACCGTGCTTGAATCGGCGGAGGAGTTCGTGTACTGCGTCACGGTCGCCGAAGACCACACGCTGGTCGCAAACGGCATCTTCACGGGCCAGTGCGACGGCGACGAGGACTGCATCATGCTGCTCCTCGACGGCCTGATCAACTTCTCCCGCTCGTACCTTCCCGAGACCCGCGGCGGCTCGATGGACGCTCCGCTCGTGCTCACGAGCCGCATCGACCCGTCCGAGATCGATAAGGAGAGCCACAACGTCGATGCCTGCACCACCTACCCCCTCGAACTCTACACGAAAGCGCTCGAATACGCCCACCCGAGGGATCTCGCAGGGATTATCGACCACGTGGAAAACCGCCTCGGGACGCCCGCCCAGTTCGAGGGCATCGGGTTTACCCACGACACCTCCGACATCTCGGCGGGCCCCCACGAGTCGATGTACACCATCCTCACCACGATGCTCGAGAAGCTCGACGCAGAGCTCGACCTTGCCAAGCGCATCAGGGCGGTGGACGAGGACGACGTGGCCGAACGGGTGTTGAACACGCACTTCATCCGCGACCTCATGGGCAACCTGAATGCGTTTTCCCGGCAGAAGATGCGGTGCACCCGGTGCAATGCCAAGTACCGCCGGATGCCCATCGCCGGCAAATGCACCCGTTGCGGCGGCAACGTGATCCAGACAGTGCACGAGGGCTCGGTGAAGAAGTACCTCGAGATGTCCCGGCGCATCTGCGAGGAGTACGCCGTCTCCGAGTACACCAAGCAGCGGGTGGAAGTCCTCTCCATGGCCATCGAGTCCACCTTCGGCACGCCGTCCGAGCAGCAGCTCGGGCTCGGGGACTTTATGTAAGGCCCGGGTCTGAAAGAGCCGGGACTGGAGAAAATCTCCGATTTTCGACCGGATGGAACAAAAGGGTCCGTATTCTTAACCACAAAATCTCAAACTATTTAGATAAGAAATAAAAGTTTTGCAACTGAGGATTTTGCATTTCTCGTGATGAACCGCATTTAATTTCCGGATTATGATCCCGAATTCATTTTCCAACTAGGGATTCCTACTACGAC
This genomic interval from Methanoculleus sp. SDB contains the following:
- a CDS encoding DNA polymerase II large subunit (unique DNA polymerase that is similar to eukaryotic polymerases; forms a heterodimer of the small and large subunits; possesses polymerization and 3' to 5' exonuclease activities), whose translation is MQGPAASPDVDAYFRTLAEGLAGALAVAGQARKHGTDPRLEVEIPVANDLADRVEALLGYTGVAVRLRELESVMSREEAALKIGDDFVDRRFGETTREEILDHAIRTAMALLTEGVVAAPTEGIAKVGIGRNDDGSEYLKIYYAGPIRSAGGTAQALSVLVGDYVRRSLGINRYIPRPEEVERYIEEIRQYNNIMSLQYVPSERELRLIIENCPVCIDGEPTESQEVSGYRNLERVETNVVRGGMALVIAEGLALKAPKVQKNVRKMKIEGWAWLDELLAGASAKGGDDDDGPGAAIKPKDKYIRDLIGGRPVFAYPMRKGGFRLRYGRSRNTGFAAAGFNPATLHILGDFLAVGTQMKVERPGKAAGVVPVDTIEGPTVLLKNGDLLRIDDAKEAVRLSKQIDEILDVGEMLVSFGEFLENNHPLVPASYCEEWWLLEGGIKPPADELEAIAMALGGGYLHPRWTYMWDDLTPGQILELSDRVAEHGSVAGGVLSLPLSSGAKPLLEELLVPHQVREGIVRIGEPYVLLACLGLSSQCVKRAVWNDAPDGSPLALVMHCAGFSMRSKAGTRIGGRMGRPGKSKPREMRPPPHTLFPVGDAGGSRRSLQEAGSSKAYSNQDGGIIAVDVGRRRCPACGAVAFKNLCECGSHTEPVYLCPRCHRETTEERCPACDVPAECMQTINLNVRAEYAEALAALGMRESDLKLVKGVKGMISRERTVEALEKGLLRAKHEIFVFKDGTIRYDMIDLPLTHIRPHEIGVSVDRLRELGYSRDIHGEPLVHDDQVLELRHQDILVSEDCGNFLVRVATFVDEMLEKIYGLPPYYGVSTKEELVGHLLMGLAPHTSAGVLARLIGFSRANVGYAHPFFHAAKRRNCFAGETEIRVYDGHAWHDTPIREFVLENFDVSRPGIDRAGTYYSDPLQPYYVPSLDAHGTVRLRRVTSVSVHKAPATLIRFGTRRGRSVTVTPEHTMLVSDLGYIRRLKAMELAEGDCIPLFEGGAMITDRVAERTVLESAEEFVYCVTVAEDHTLVANGIFTGQCDGDEDCIMLLLDGLINFSRSYLPETRGGSMDAPLVLTSRIDPSEIDKESHNVDACTTYPLELYTKALEYAHPRDLAGIIDHVENRLGTPAQFEGIGFTHDTSDISAGPHESMYTILTTMLEKLDAELDLAKRIRAVDEDDVAERVLNTHFIRDLMGNLNAFSRQKMRCTRCNAKYRRMPIAGKCTRCGGNVIQTVHEGSVKKYLEMSRRICEEYAVSEYTKQRVEVLSMAIESTFGTPSEQQLGLGDFM